Genomic window (Dyadobacter fanqingshengii):
GTAAGTTATCCATGATGAATAAGATGCTGAGAAAAGTTAAAACCCTTTGGATTTTCCATATAGGCACACGGCAAAGCTTAAAAAAATCATGCTTTGAATCCCCAAAAGTCGTTTCAAACCTCTTCCTTGGCAACTTTATCATCCGTAATGTTGTTGCACGAGTAGGGTTTCTTACTCCTTACCAAATTTCCAGGCTACCTTTGTTACTTCTCTTAAACGATCGCAATTTTCATCACACCCCATTGCGAAGGCCTCAAGCAACCTGCAATCACTGTTTGCCCTGACATTGCGATCAAAAAAAAATCATTTTATATTAACCCAATACAATAAACCAATCCCCGGCAAGAACCCTCTTGAAGGCAGAAAACCGGATAAGTACCATGGAAACAAATAAAGACAATAAAACAATTGAGAATATAGAGCTGGTTTTTTTGAAACCGGAAGATTATCAGGAGATCAAAGAAATGATGATTGAGACTTATTCCAGTATGCCGGATGCTTATTGGAAAGAACATCATATTAAGACGCTGACCACCATTTTTCACGAAGGGCAAGTGGGCATAAGAGTTGATAATGAGCTGGCCGGATGTGCCTTATCCATTATTGTTGACTACGAAAAGGTTGACTCCAAGCATACTTATAAGGCGATAACGGGAAATTATAGTTTTAATACGCACACAGACAAAGGGGATATTTTGTACGGAATTGATGTATTCATTCGTCCCAAGTTTCGCGGCCTTCGGTTAGGCAGGCGTTTGTATGATTACAGGAAGGAGCTTTGTGAGAAATTAAATCTGAAAGGGATTGTGTTCGGCGGCCGGATCCCGAATTTTCACCAATATTCCCATTCGATGTCCCCCAAGGAGTACATTGAAAAGGTGCGTAACAAGGACATTCATGACCCCGTTTTAAATTTTCAATTGTCGAACGATTTTCACCCTGCCAGGATATTGCAAGGATATTTGGAAGGGGATAAAGACTCTAACGAATATGCTGTACTGCTAGAGTGGGACAATGTTTATTACGAAAAAATTTCAGATCAGGCCGCCTTTAAAAAGTCGATCATCAGGCTAGGCCTGATACAATGGCAAATGAGATTGTACACTGATTTCGACGAGCTAATGCAGCAAGTTGAATATTTCGTAGACGCGGTATCAGGTTACAGGTGTGATTTTGCGCTGTTTCCTGAGTTTTTCAATGCTCCGTTAATGTCGGATTATAACCATCTGGCAGAACCGGACGCGATCAGAAAGCTGGCAGAATTTACAGAAAAAATTGTTACCCGCTTTTCTGAGCTTGCCATCTCTTACAACATTAATATTATTACAGGAAGTATGCCCGAGGTCGTTGATAACAGTCTCTACAACGTGGGCTATTTATGCAAAAGGGACGGTGGGATTGAACGCTTTGAGAAGTTGCACGTAACCCCGGATGAAGCTAAGGTATGGGGCATGCAGGGAGGTAACACCTTGAAGACCTTCAATACAGACTGCGGAAAAATAGGTATACTGATTTGCTATGATGTTGAGTTTCCTGAATTAAGCCGCATCCTGGCCGATGAAGGAATGAATATATTATTTGTACCCTTTCTGACAGACACGCAAAATGGCTATTCAAGGGTAAGGAACTGTGCTCAGGCGAGGGCGATTGAAAATGAATGCTATGTGGCCATTGCCGGCAGCGTCGGCAACTTGCCGAAAGTTCACAATATGGATATTCAGTATGCCCAGTCTATGGTATTCACACCATGCGATTTTTCGTTTCCCACTAACGGAATAAAAGCCGAAGCAACACCAAATACGGAAATGATCTTGATTGCCGACGTGGACATTGATATGCTGCGGGAATTGAATCAGTTTGGAAGTGTTCGGAATTTGAAAGATAGAAGAAACGATATTTATTCAATCACGCGTAACAACCGGACTCAGGATAACTAATAACGGTTCCGGCCGCTATAAACATAGCAGACAATAATGTCCTACCTTTGTATATGTTTAAAAACACAACTATCTATTTAGCAGACGACGATGCTGATGATCGCCTGTTGTTGACAGACGCCCTCAAAAGCATCGCCCCGGATTTAGAAATTGTTGAAACAGAAAGCGGTCTGGATCTTCTGGCCATTTTGCATGCGCAAATTCCGCCTGCTAACAGCCTGATTATTTTAGACATGAACATGCCTAAAATGAATGGCCTGGAAACCCTGGCAAATTTACGTGACATACCCACTCTGGCCTCAATACCTGCTGTGATGCTCTCGACCTCCGGCAATGCGAACATGATACAATTTGCTAAACAACTAGGCGCAATGCATTATTTTATAAAGCCGTCTACTATGGGTGGTTTGCTGGAATTATCGCATAAAATAATCTTTGGAGAAGCCCCGGTTGCTGTATAAGTGACCTGTGATACAAGACTTCCATTACACATCTTCATAATACTGTAATGTCAATACGGCATTACAGTATCATGGTTTTGCAAATCAAAAAGGATCATTTTAAGTGTGTCAATGTGCCGTTGCATTTCATCTTTTCTTTCCAGATGATCCGTTGCCAAGGACGTGTACCCTTTTTGAGCGTAATCGACTTCAAGTTTGCGCAGAAGGTGCTTACGTTCCTCCATCATCCGAAGGGCCACCCATAAAGTAGTGCTGGCTGTTTCGGCTTGTTTGACCACCAAATCCTGTTCTGTATAAGCATGGCCTATATGACACCGGTAGCGGTTAATGATGTCCCCCTTTACCGCCCACAAGTTGCCACCACAGTCCGGGCAGGCGAAAACGCTCTTATCCGCAATTTGTTCGACAGCATCAATACCTACGGCCGTTTTTTCTGCTATTTGGGATTCTAAAATAACCTCTTGCGGCGCCTGCACCCGAACCTCTGAATCCTGTTCAAAGCTGGTCAGCTCGACTAAGAGCCCTCCTATTGACCCAAGCTCACTGACGTAGTCCACATCCATGTTATTGATGACCGACAGCGGCATGTCCGGATATTCGGCCTGATTAGGATCCTGCACAATACACGCCCCGCCACTTCTTTTAATCGCCCACATGCCCGATGTCCCATCGTCAAGCATACCGCTTAATATAATTCCAATGGCATGCGATGTATATGCAACAGCAGCGGAGCGAAACAGTACGTCGATGGATGGCCGGAACCGGTTTTCCTGGGGGCCGGCCCCTAACAGAATCTTTCCGTCTTTTACCAATAAATGTTGGTTTGGAGGTGCAACATAAATATTAGCTGCCTCAATGGTAGCACCGCTTACAGCCATACTGCATTGCATAGACGTTACCTTATTTAAGCGGTGCACCACAAAGTCGCCAATGCCCTTTCGGGACAAGTGGAGGACGATACAATATGCGACGTCTAATCCGGCAGGCAATGTCTGGACTAATTCGGCCAGCGCGTTGAGTCCACCCGCAGACGCGCCAATAACTACAATAAACTTGGGTTGAGCGGCCATATTAGCTATTTAAATAAATGGTAAACTTACTGCCAACGCCCAGTTCACTTTCAACTGCGATCCTGCCACCGGCAGCATGAACTATTTTCCTGGCCAGGTACAAGCCAATGCCGTAGCCGTCACCATCTGAATGCAGCCTGGTGTATTTATCAAAAATCGTATCCAGATAACGCTTATCCATGCCCTTCCCGTTATCTTCAACACAAAGCACGGTTTGGTTGCTCTCTTGCGTAATACGGACCTGAATAACCGGCGTCCGCTCGGAGCGGTACTTAATGCCGTTTGCGATCAGATTATATAGGATGCTCCGCAGGTTCTTTTTGGAGAATTCCACCTTGTTTACTTGCACGTCCCTTTTGATCACAGCCCCGCTTAATTTAATTCGCTCAGTCAGACTCCAGTCAATGTTGTCCAGCAACTCATCGATATCAACCAGTTCTGTTTGCTGTGCATTGTTTTCAATTTTGGCTACCTGAGCAATCTCGCTGATCAGCGAACGGAATTTTTTAACCGAACCGTTGATGATTGGTAAGACTTCCTGGATTTGCGGATCATTGCTATCGATGGTACTAATCAGCGAAAGGCTTCCTTCAATGCTGGTCAACGGATCCAGTAAATCGTGGGACGCGGTATGGACGAAATTGTCCAGATCCGCATTAATCCGCATCAGGGCTTCATTTTTTTTATCGAGCTGCTGCTGGATTGTTTTGAGCTCGGTGATATCGTTGAATGTTATAATGGCCCCTGAAGTCTTATTACTGACTTGCTTGATATAAGGCATGGTCATCACCTGAAACCACCTGCCGTCCTTTGTTTCAATTTCTTTGGTGATTACCGCATCGCCGGATAGTACCGCACTGATATCTTCAATAATAGTTTCGACAATAAAATTTGTCGAAATATTGCTCAAAGGCCTTCCAACATCTGTTTCCAGCAGGTTAATCAGTTTTGACGCGCCTGGTGAGAATTTGATCAGGCGCATTTGGTCATCTAAAAACAGCTGCCCGTTGACGTTGCTCCGGAAATAATTATTGAGATCGTCGTTGAGATCAGCAAGCTCCTTGTTTTTCAACTGATAATCAGCATTGATTGTATGCAGCTCTTCATTGATGGATTGCATTTCTTCACTGGTACTCTGCATCTCCTCATTCGCTGAAAGCAGCTCCTCATTAAAGGATTGCATATTTTCTTCCTGGGAATATAATCTTTCATTTGAAGCCAGACGCTCTTCTTTCAGCTCCCTGACTTCTTGTTCCAGGCTTTGCGTATACTGGTTGAAATAAATTTCCTCATTAAAAACAAGCCTGTTGTTCACTGTTGCCTCAACGGGCGTTTCCTCGTTAATCCGTACGACTAAAAAACCATTGCTTCGCCCTTTGTAGATCATCGGGCTCACAGACAGCGTTACGCTGATGATCTGCTCGCCCTCTGGTATAATGATTCCCGTAACCGAAGCCCCTTTATTCGTTTGTACAACATTGTTGATAATGGCATTGTAGGCAATTGCCAATGGGCCCGGAAGCAACTCGGTAAAGTCGGTCGGCATGATCTTCTGAAGCAGGAACCTGGTCGTATCCCCATACAGTTTCAATATTCGCTCGTTTTGGTCAATGCAAATCACCAGCTGGCCCAGGTCTTTCATTACTGTCTCGTTGACGGCATCGCCAACTGTCCGGTCCGCGACCTTGTAGGCCTGCTCTTTTTGCTGCGGCGTGTCCGTCAGCTTTTTATAGGAGACCTCCGGCATTGAATAAGAATCAAACCGCACCGGGTGGTGGGAACCCTGGTTTTTATAGACCTTAAACTTTTTACTGATCACTTTCAGGCTTTCCAAAATCGGGAGCGGGTTTTCGCTTGAACCCAGAAAAAGATAGCCATGAGACCTAAGGCCAAAGAGCAGCATCAGGTAAATTTTCTTTTGCAGCGCTGGCGTCATGTATATCAAAACATTGCGGCAGCTAATAAAATGCATGTTACAATACGGCGGGTTCTTGACCAGGTCATGCTGTGCAAAAATGACCATTTTCCGAAGTGTTGCCTTCACCCTGTAATCATCCCCTTCGACTTGAAAAAACCGGGTAAGACGCTGCTCTGATACATTGGCCAGGGTAGCGGCCTTATACAAACCTTTTCCAGCCTGCGCGAGTGCTGCACTATCAATATCTGTTGCAAAAATCTTAACTACATGCTCATTGATATTATCCCCCAACCCCTCACTGACCAGCATAGCCATTGAATAGGCCTCTTCACCGGTGGCACAACCGGTCACCCACATCCTTATTTCCTGCTGGGGTGCCAGCTGAGCGATGATGGCAGGTATAATCTGGCTTTCCAGGAAATCAAACGACTCCGAATCGCGGAAAAATCCGGTTACACTAATAAGAAAGTCCTTCGCTAAAACTTCCAGTTCATCCGGATTGGTTTTTAGAAATTTAACGTAGCTGTCCAGCTCGCTGAAGTTGTTGGCGGCGACCCTCCTTTTTATCCTTCTTAAAATCGTGGATTGTTTGTAGTCAGTAAAATCAAGAGGCAATTCTTTACTAATGAGCTCGATAATTTCGCCAACATGCTCTTCATCATGAATGCCAGATGCAAGCAAATCCAGCTCACGCTTGACAAAGTCCTCAATCACGGCAGGCATTGCTTCGGGTTCTAATATAAAATCCACCATCCCTGTTGATATCACATTTGCCGGCATACTGTGAAATTCTGTTCCGTCGGGTTCTCTTGCAATCACCAGCCCGCCTGCTTTTTTTATGGCCTTAGCACCATCCGTGCCATCTGATCCCAGGCCGGAAAGTACAATGCCTATTGCCTTTGGACCATATTCTGCTGCCAGTGAGGTAAAAAATGTGTTAATAGTTAAATGGGTGCTGCGGTCATCTTTCTTATTGGTCAAATACAGACTATGGCCCCGGACAGTCATTACTTTGTCATTGGGAATAGTGTAAACCTGATTCCCGTGAATAGCCATCCCATCCTCGGCCTGTTGCACCACCAGCTTGCTATGCCGGGAAAGCAGGGCTACAAGATGGCTTTGGAAATCGGCTGATAAATGCTGGACAATAATATAAGAAACCCCATCTGTTGGGGTATGGTCGAAAAAAGTAGTGAGATCGTCAAGGCCACCTGCCGAAGCGCCTATTGCAATGATATGGTGCGGTTCTGCTGTAAACATAACGTTTGGGTAAGGTGAACATTTCGTAACTAGCATTTCTGACTAGTACTCAAATATAGATTAAAAGCGAGGGAAAGCAGGATCTGTAAAACCGGCTGCTTGTAAATTATGGTGAAGTACGATATATTTAGATTAAAAGCATGCCAATGTTTCAATTAGTGATTGCAAAGTCTCTGATAATGATTTTGGTATATACAAAACAGGTGTTTTACCAAGTTGGAATCACCTAAATGCTGGCATCATTTTAATGGGACGGCACCGATCATACCTACACTGATATGGATAAAAACGGCATAATTATCATTATAGAGGACGACGCTGATGACCAGTTTGTATTGGAAGAAGTTTTTACTGAGCTCGGATACCCTAATCAGAGGATGTATTTTTCTGATGGACTGAAGGCACTGGATTATCTTTATTCAACTACCGACAAACCTTTTATCATTATTTCAGATATTAATTTACCCCAGTTGAACGGGCTTGAACTTAGAAGGAAGGTCCAGACTGACGCCGCGCTCAGCCTTAAATGTATACCCTATGTGTACTTTACCACCGCAATCAACCAGCAGGCCGTCATTGATGCGTACAGCACATCTGCACAAGGTTTTTTTGTCAAGCCCAGCGATTTCAATGAAATTAAAGAAACCATTGAGATCATGATAAACTATTGGAAGAAATGTGCCGCTCCCAATAATTTCTAAATGCATATGAGTGATGTCAGAACCTGTTTATGCCCGCCGGGACCTGCGGCCACAGGGGCTGGATCTGGAAGAAGCTTCGTTTTTCAATGATCAGAAGCTGACCATAGACAGCTGCCAGCGAACCCCGCATTTTGTCTGAGACCTCCCTATTTGTAAAGTATCCGGGCCCCTCCTGCTCGCAGGTTTGCTCTGGTTCTTGAATCTGATTATCCATTGGTGGTTTAGGTTTTAAATTTACAACAGAACTGATGAAGTTGTGATTTGCTTGAATTCGGTAATGACCTGCTCAAATTGCTGGTCAGATATGCCGCTAGCCTGCATGGCCCGGTCCTTCATGTTTTTTCGACCATCTGTCTCAAATCCATACCTGGGCAAGCCAAGCGCCAATGGGCTGAAAAAAAGATCCTGCTTTCCCTGCTTTACCCAGATCTCGACAAATGGCTCGCTGGTGGTCTGGCCGAGCGGATAATACGCTCTAACAACCATTTTAACCTGCTTGCCCGTTGTCATTGTGAAAATTTTCTCATAGACCATATTCATAGGTGTGTGGTGGCAATGGTAAAGTTACACAGAAGCTTTCAGGCAAACCACCCCTTAACAATATGATAAAATTAAGCACTTGAATACTACTTCAAACTTGATCCGAACCTTCGAGAAACGGATAGTCCGTGTATCCATGTTCGCCTCCACCGTACATGGTAGCCTCGTCAGGTTGGTTCAACTCAGCATCCAATTCAAACCTCTTTGGCAGATCCGGGTTGGCCAGAAACAATGATCCATAAGAAATTATTCTGGCTATACCCTTTTCCAATTCCGCTTCCCCGCTTTCTTTATTGAAACCAGCATTAGCGATAACCAGGTGTTTACTTATTCGGCCAAATGTTTCTATCACATTTTTTGGATAATGTGGGAAGTCGTCCAAAGGGAACATACCATTCATCAAATGGATATAGGCCAGTGGCAATTCATTCAAAGCTTCGATCAAATGCGAGAATTGAGTAACAGGATCACTGAAGTCCTGCACTTGACCGCTGGGTATAATATAAGGTCGTCAGATCTGACACGACACCTTCGATGTTAGCCCGGCTGCGGGTCATGGGCGCCATCGCAATTGCGTTTTTTAATGTTTCTTTTCCCAGTCTTACTTTTTCCAGTAGTTTCATTATCTCTTCAATTATTTAGTGATATGTAAATTTTACTATTATTGGATTGCCTTTATTGCTTTAAAATATAAAGTGATAATTAGTGTACCATTGCTGCTGCGGAACAGCAACATTGATTTGTCTTCCAAACAATGTGATAAAATCAAAACCAGGGGCTGTGGAAAATTCAAAAGTCATGGTTGGATGAATCTGGTCAAGTAGGTCTAAGTTAATATTAACTATTTAAATCAGCCGGTAGAAGCAGCGTTTTATACGCTGTTACCAGTCATAACAGAGAAGGTATTCAAACGGGTTTAGCATTATTTCAATGTATAAAAATTTCTACTGGCTCTTGCTGTTTGCTGCGCTACTATATGGCTGTAACAATGTTGTGGATGTTCAAGAGCCTGATACCGAAGTGGTGGTGCCGGAATCTGCCATTGCGGCAATAAAATCAAGTTATCCGGATGCAGGACAATTTGTTTTCAAAACACTTATCAAAGAAAAGCTCTGGAAAGCAAAGTTTTTCAGCCAGGCCAATTCATTTGAAACACATGTGAGCCCGGCAGCCATTTCGGGTGCAGTGTTTAGGAATTCGGCTGATGGAAGTTTGTATAAAGGCCTGACTGACAAGCTTCAAATCTCAGGAGGCACACTCTCCAATGTACAGTTGATTGAAATGGCTACTGACAGTGCGGCGCGAATGCAATACATTGTGAATGGCCGACCTCACCTGCTAAATTATTATGAATTCAACGATTGGCACATTGTGAAACTCGCTGCCCCTTATCCGGTGGAATCGTATACCGTAGGACTTTCGGATGTGCCTGAGAAAATTGTCTCGTTCTGCCAACAGGCCAACATTGATCTGGATAGCAGTCAAATTACTATTAATGAAGACCAGGCCAGTAAAAAGACTTACATAATCCATCCCCAGGCAGCCCTATTTCCTATTTTCTTTGATGAGGCCGGAAATTTAAAATGGATTGCCCAGAATTCGGATGGAACGTCGCTGGTAAATGGGCCTAATGATAAGATAGGAAGTGCGGGGCTTTTTGAAAAAATAAAGGCAGATTATACGGACTACAATGTTTACAACACCTTGGCTTTTGAGGCTAAATATGAAGATCTGAGTAGTATAAGATATGTTTTTCAAAGAAAAAGCGGGGCGGAAGGCACCCGTGATTTCATTAGTGAAACCCAGGAAATTTTCGTGAATGCAAACTCCGGGGAAGTGATATTCGAACAATATTCATCCTATGTATTCAAATAGCTGGATATTATTCAAAAGGCCAAGCAGCGCCAATTTGTCAAAACTACTGAATGGCCTTTTTTAGATCGAAAACAAAGATGGATCTGACCGAGCTTGTGAGGGCCTGCCAGCGGCAGGATTCACGGGCTCAGGTAATTTTCTATGATCGTTATAAAAGCAGGTTGCTGGGGATCTGTGTTCGATATGCCAAAACAGTAGCCGAAGCCGAGGATATATTTCAGGAAGGGATCATGAAGATCTTTTCAAAAATTGATGAAATATCAAAACCAGAATCCGTCGATAGCTGGGTAAAAACCATTATGATCCGCCACGCTATCGATTACTACCACCAGGTTACGAAGAAAGAGATATTAAGCAGCTCCTACGAAAATACGGATATAGACTGGCCGGTGGACGACCACGGCTCCGTATTGCAGCGCATGGATGTGCAGGTGTTGTTAGAAACGATCAATGCGCTTCCGGACGGTTACCGCATTGTGGTCAACCTGTATTTTGTCGACGGTTATAAGCATTCCGAAATCGCCCAAATGCTGGGGATCATGGAGGCGACATCCCGTTCACAACTAACACGTGGACGCAACTTACTTTTCAAATTATTAGAACAAAAAGGTATCAAGCAACATGAAATCCTCTGATGATGAATTAAATGATGCTATAAAAAATGCGTTGAAAGGCTCAATCGGCAATTTTGAGCGTAAACCGAAGGCATCTCTGGACGATCGCATTTATAGAGAATTGGGCCAAAAGCCTAATCGTAAGCCACTGTGGGCAGCACTAAGCCTTGTCGCTCTTCTTGGCCTAACGGTTTGGTGGTATGTGAATGATAACAAAAACCATCTTGCGATTAATAAAACAAAGCCTGAAACCGGGAATATTGAACAGAAAGCGCTGCCTTATCAAGAAAAGGAAAATATGGGTGTTAGAGAAACTACTGTCAAAACTGCTGCAAAAACCACACTTGACCCAAGTCTTGAGACCCCCCATACATTGTCAGAAAATCGGATAATCGTTACACGAAAAGCAGAAATAGCATTTGAAAATCAGTCAGTATCGAGCCAATCCAAATCATCTGTTTCAGAACCAAATACAGGACCCGAAGGCCGCCACAACGACGTCGCCGAGGATAAGGCTGTTACCGGCAAGTCCGACAACATCGATAATGTCTTTAAGGTTAACGAACTTGATTTTCTTAACGCTCTGAATTACCCAACGTTGCCATTGCCATTGATAACAGTGCCAATGTATGCAAGCGAGAAAGCCAGTGCTGCGCAGGATGTTGCGGATAAAAAGCCCGTCAATTCCTGGAAACCTGCAATGCTCGTTAACGTTTCTGCTACAAATACATCTCAAAGTGTGTACCTGCTTCCGAGCGCGCACTCCCGCATATTAAAGGTATCCTTTCCGAATTCCATCGCCAATGTTGGTTATAAAATTGGCTTTGGTATGCAAGCGAATGGTTATCAGTTGCTGATTAATTACAGCCATCTGCAATATCAAACGGAATATGTATACGCATTGGACGAGTTCTCGGCAGAGCCTGCAAACGCATCTTACCGTTTCAAAAGATTAGGCGCTGCCCGCACCGTTAAAAGCGCATTTGACATTATTGGCGTGGCCGCGAAAAAGAATATTGACTTTGAAACCAAGGCATTAGGTGCGCTTTACGCTCAACTGGGTATGGATTATTCGCGTTCTGTGATGGGGCCGGATCAACAGCTTCTTTCGGCAAGTGTATCAGCTGGGAAAAGGATCTTCACCGGTCCAAAGGCGACCATCGTCATCGGGCCTTTCTTCGAATACAACATCTTACGTATATTAACATCAGAAGAAAATGTAAAAATCCGCCCAAACCAGGTGGGGATTTCATTGGGATTGAAATTTACCAATTAACCTGATCAATCAAGAGATGCCGTCATGAAAGTTTTCCAACATTTTCGGAAGATAAAGCAGCGGTTACATATAAAGATCCCGTCTGTATAAAAAACCTCAACTCTTCTTCGGAATGCACGCTAAGGATCAAACTGTGCCATTGTTATCAGGCTCCAAAACACTCGTTGTAGCGATATTTTTCCTGCTCGTTGTACTGATTAGTCGGTGTAGCCGCGAAAAGGCTGCACCAGATATGAACGTTCCCAGCAACGCAAGGGACATTGTTCACCAGAAATATCCGTCTGCCGAAATATCCAAAATGATGGTTTTGGAGCATGGCAAAGTATATCAATTGAGTTTCCGCTTTCATGGCACAAACTATCAATCGGTTGTTAACAATTCCGGCATTCTAACCACAACAAGACAGACAGACGAACAAATTCCGGAATCCCTCCTGGCACAACTGGACACTTTGGCAATAAGGGGTGGCCGGATCAGCAATCACAGGATTGTGGAATCATATTATGCGGACAATGCGGTTGAGGAAGATGTTTTCGATTACGAGTTGAACGGGCATAAGTATGTGCTGACCTTTGATGCATACCGAGTGGCGCTTCGGCCTTATCAGCAAGCTTCCTACCGGACAAAATCCATAGAAGACCTGCCCGAAAAAATCCAGCAATACATCAATTCCCGGCACCGGCCCAATCCGGATTTCGTAAACAGCCTGATCAATTTGAACGACCAAAGCAAGCAATACATTATCAAGAATAATGAGTTGACATTTATGGAGTGCAGGGTAAATATTCTTCCGGATGGGTCAAAGAATCATGAGATTACAGTCAATTATCTCGGCGCCACGGCATTGTCTGGAATGTTGTTTGATGGCGATGGTGACCTGATTTTTGTGCCTCAGTTCAACCGCATCAAGCAATTCAAACAAAATTTTGATACGCTATTGTGGGTTTCAAATCTGACAACGAGCGAAATCAATTATTTCAGGGACCTCTTTGCCGGTCAGTCGCAACTTTTCGGCTTTAACCTGGATGGCCAGCAAAATTTTGACAACAGTTTCAGGAGTGAATTTGAGAACTTCAAATCCTACCAATTTGACCTCTATAATTATAAGCGCGAGCGCTGGTCGCTGCATTACAATGCTCAGAAGGCACTAGTCAATTTCTCTTATTCCTCGCAGTAACAACTCCCTAT
Coding sequences:
- a CDS encoding carbon-nitrogen hydrolase family protein encodes the protein METNKDNKTIENIELVFLKPEDYQEIKEMMIETYSSMPDAYWKEHHIKTLTTIFHEGQVGIRVDNELAGCALSIIVDYEKVDSKHTYKAITGNYSFNTHTDKGDILYGIDVFIRPKFRGLRLGRRLYDYRKELCEKLNLKGIVFGGRIPNFHQYSHSMSPKEYIEKVRNKDIHDPVLNFQLSNDFHPARILQGYLEGDKDSNEYAVLLEWDNVYYEKISDQAAFKKSIIRLGLIQWQMRLYTDFDELMQQVEYFVDAVSGYRCDFALFPEFFNAPLMSDYNHLAEPDAIRKLAEFTEKIVTRFSELAISYNINIITGSMPEVVDNSLYNVGYLCKRDGGIERFEKLHVTPDEAKVWGMQGGNTLKTFNTDCGKIGILICYDVEFPELSRILADEGMNILFVPFLTDTQNGYSRVRNCAQARAIENECYVAIAGSVGNLPKVHNMDIQYAQSMVFTPCDFSFPTNGIKAEATPNTEMILIADVDIDMLRELNQFGSVRNLKDRRNDIYSITRNNRTQDN
- a CDS encoding response regulator, with amino-acid sequence MFKNTTIYLADDDADDRLLLTDALKSIAPDLEIVETESGLDLLAILHAQIPPANSLIILDMNMPKMNGLETLANLRDIPTLASIPAVMLSTSGNANMIQFAKQLGAMHYFIKPSTMGGLLELSHKIIFGEAPVAV
- a CDS encoding chemotaxis protein CheB, producing MAAQPKFIVVIGASAGGLNALAELVQTLPAGLDVAYCIVLHLSRKGIGDFVVHRLNKVTSMQCSMAVSGATIEAANIYVAPPNQHLLVKDGKILLGAGPQENRFRPSIDVLFRSAAVAYTSHAIGIILSGMLDDGTSGMWAIKRSGGACIVQDPNQAEYPDMPLSVINNMDVDYVSELGSIGGLLVELTSFEQDSEVRVQAPQEVILESQIAEKTAVGIDAVEQIADKSVFACPDCGGNLWAVKGDIINRYRCHIGHAYTEQDLVVKQAETASTTLWVALRMMEERKHLLRKLEVDYAQKGYTSLATDHLERKDEMQRHIDTLKMILFDLQNHDTVMPY
- a CDS encoding CheR family methyltransferase, whose translation is MFTAEPHHIIAIGASAGGLDDLTTFFDHTPTDGVSYIIVQHLSADFQSHLVALLSRHSKLVVQQAEDGMAIHGNQVYTIPNDKVMTVRGHSLYLTNKKDDRSTHLTINTFFTSLAAEYGPKAIGIVLSGLGSDGTDGAKAIKKAGGLVIAREPDGTEFHSMPANVISTGMVDFILEPEAMPAVIEDFVKRELDLLASGIHDEEHVGEIIELISKELPLDFTDYKQSTILRRIKRRVAANNFSELDSYVKFLKTNPDELEVLAKDFLISVTGFFRDSESFDFLESQIIPAIIAQLAPQQEIRMWVTGCATGEEAYSMAMLVSEGLGDNINEHVVKIFATDIDSAALAQAGKGLYKAATLANVSEQRLTRFFQVEGDDYRVKATLRKMVIFAQHDLVKNPPYCNMHFISCRNVLIYMTPALQKKIYLMLLFGLRSHGYLFLGSSENPLPILESLKVISKKFKVYKNQGSHHPVRFDSYSMPEVSYKKLTDTPQQKEQAYKVADRTVGDAVNETVMKDLGQLVICIDQNERILKLYGDTTRFLLQKIMPTDFTELLPGPLAIAYNAIINNVVQTNKGASVTGIIIPEGEQIISVTLSVSPMIYKGRSNGFLVVRINEETPVEATVNNRLVFNEEIYFNQYTQSLEQEVRELKEERLASNERLYSQEENMQSFNEELLSANEEMQSTSEEMQSINEELHTINADYQLKNKELADLNDDLNNYFRSNVNGQLFLDDQMRLIKFSPGASKLINLLETDVGRPLSNISTNFIVETIIEDISAVLSGDAVITKEIETKDGRWFQVMTMPYIKQVSNKTSGAIITFNDITELKTIQQQLDKKNEALMRINADLDNFVHTASHDLLDPLTSIEGSLSLISTIDSNDPQIQEVLPIINGSVKKFRSLISEIAQVAKIENNAQQTELVDIDELLDNIDWSLTERIKLSGAVIKRDVQVNKVEFSKKNLRSILYNLIANGIKYRSERTPVIQVRITQESNQTVLCVEDNGKGMDKRYLDTIFDKYTRLHSDGDGYGIGLYLARKIVHAAGGRIAVESELGVGSKFTIYLNS
- a CDS encoding response regulator; translation: MDKNGIIIIIEDDADDQFVLEEVFTELGYPNQRMYFSDGLKALDYLYSTTDKPFIIISDINLPQLNGLELRRKVQTDAALSLKCIPYVYFTTAINQQAVIDAYSTSAQGFFVKPSDFNEIKETIEIMINYWKKCAAPNNF
- a CDS encoding oxidoreductase is translated as MKLLEKVRLGKETLKNAIAMAPMTRSRANIEGVVSDLTTLYYTQRSSAGLQ
- a CDS encoding RNA polymerase sigma factor encodes the protein MAFFRSKTKMDLTELVRACQRQDSRAQVIFYDRYKSRLLGICVRYAKTVAEAEDIFQEGIMKIFSKIDEISKPESVDSWVKTIMIRHAIDYYHQVTKKEILSSSYENTDIDWPVDDHGSVLQRMDVQVLLETINALPDGYRIVVNLYFVDGYKHSEIAQMLGIMEATSRSQLTRGRNLLFKLLEQKGIKQHEIL